In one window of Romboutsia hominis DNA:
- a CDS encoding universal stress protein: MKKILIPIDGTARSQKSLDFVLNNFSKDEVEIVLITVSDISLTNITNPMIIDMKIEKSQKEAGIMLEKFKNKLQGYKVEKYWILGDPGKEIISKSIDGKFDEIIMTKSTKKNFIDSIGSVTLYVVKKSKCTVTIVPE; this comes from the coding sequence ATGAAAAAAATATTAATTCCTATTGATGGAACAGCAAGAAGCCAAAAATCTTTAGATTTTGTATTAAATAATTTTTCTAAAGATGAAGTTGAAATAGTATTAATAACTGTTAGTGATATTAGCTTAACTAATATTACAAATCCAATGATTATAGATATGAAGATAGAAAAATCTCAAAAAGAAGCAGGTATTATGTTAGAAAAGTTTAAGAATAAATTGCAAGGATATAAAGTAGAAAAATATTGGATATTGGGAGATCCAGGCAAAGAAATTATATCAAAATCAATAGATGGTAAATTTGATGAAATAATAATGACCAAATCTACTAAAAAGAACTTTATTGATTCTATAGGTTCTGTAACTTTATATGTGGTAAAAAAATCTAAATGTACAGTTACTATAGTACCTGAATAG
- a CDS encoding DUF2500 domain-containing protein, translating to MDMYFFDPTFDLFTVMFFIIFFLILGTVIINIIRGVNQWSYNNKQPILDIKSKVVSKRSEVIRHAGHVDSNGVHHNGGSSTNYYITFEFESTDRMEFSVSGKEFGMIVEGDVGTLKFQGSRYLEFKREI from the coding sequence ATGGATATGTATTTTTTTGATCCAACTTTTGACTTATTTACGGTCATGTTTTTTATAATCTTTTTTCTTATTTTAGGTACAGTTATAATTAATATAATTAGAGGTGTTAATCAATGGTCTTACAATAATAAACAACCTATATTAGATATAAAAAGTAAAGTTGTTTCTAAAAGAAGTGAAGTTATAAGACACGCTGGACATGTTGACTCAAATGGAGTACATCATAACGGAGGTTCATCTACAAACTATTATATTACATTTGAGTTTGAAAGTACTGATAGAATGGAGTTTAGTGTTTCAGGAAAAGAATTTGGTATGATTGTTGAGGGAGATGTAGGGACTTTGAAATTTCAAGGGAGTAGATATCTAGAGTTTAAAAGAGAGATTTAA